Proteins encoded by one window of Ascochyta rabiei chromosome 1, complete sequence:
- a CDS encoding Alpha-D-xyloside xylohydrolase: MWLVNDRFTVQHAEEVYSVTPREDKKAVMLLAPTKKIFSRGDTLNLATLSVELEAQFDGVISLEITHHAGARRLGPDFDLFPDGRPDQTGDVKQSADGKGTTITSGSLSATVSGDEHTFDIKFHATDGSKHLTSLLNRSVGFAYSPALRTPKQVEDLSAHNHYVFTQTELSVGESIHGLGERFGAWNKVGQNVEVWNEDGGTSSEQAYKNVSFWLSSRGYGVFIDTPDKIDMEIGSERCSRLQTTVEGQRLKWYLIYGPTPKEVLTKYSILTGKANRVPAWSYGLWLSTSFTTSYDEDTVNHFVSRMSESKIPVEVFHFDCFWLRAFHWCDFVWDPESFPDAKGQIQRGKEAGLFNKVSVWTNPYVGQASPVFKYAAEKRYLLKKTNGDVWQWDLWQTGMGVVDFTNPEACKWFSGCMEQLFDMGVDSIKTDFGERIPTKNVEWHDKSVDPSRMHNYYAFTYNKLVYEAVQKRFGKNEAILFARTACAGSQRFPLQWGGDCESTPAALAESVRGGLSLGLASFAFWTSDIGGFEGSPPPWIYKRWVAFGLLNSHSRLHGSNSYRVPWLVDDSSKEPENCTDVLRHWVQLKRQLMPYLYSQSIESVANGWPTSVRAVALEFPDDPTSWYCDREFMVGSQILAAPVFEEDGSAEYYLPPGRWFSFWDGKEVEGGKWIREKYGFLQTPLFVREGTVLVLGQAEGSGGFGYDWLTSGGEVRLYGVKQGDKAVLVDTNGEEKGALEVDSNGELTGMGALSGEWKVSKLG; the protein is encoded by the exons ATGTGGTTAGTAAACGACCGGTTCACGGTCCAGCATGCGGAAGAGGTGTACTCGGTCACGCCACGCGAGGACAAGAAAGCTGTGATGCTCTTGGCGCCTACGAAGAAGATCTTTTCTCGAGGCGACACTCTTAACCTTGCGACTCTGTCCGTGGAACTAGAGGCACAGTTCGATGGCGTGATATCCCTTGAAATCACCCACCACGCTGGTGCTCGACGACTCGGACCAGATTTTGATTTGTTCCCGGATGGACGACCTGATCAGACTGGCGATGTCAAGCAAAGCGCAGATGGGAAGGGGACCACCATCACCTCTGGTTCGCTCAGTGCGACCGTCAGTGGTGACGAACACACTTTCGACATCAAGTTCCACGCTACTGACGGCTCAAAACACCTGACCTCCCTACTCAATCGCAGCGTTGGCTTTGCGTATTCGCCTGCGCTTCGCACGCCAAAACAGGTCGAAGATCTGAGCGCACACAACCACTACGTGTTTACGCAAACAGAGCTTAGTGTTGGCGAGTCCATTCACGGCCTTGGTGAGAGGTTCGGTGCGTGGAACAAGGTTGGCCAGAATGTAGAAGTGTGGAACGAAGACGGTGGCACGTCTAGTGAGCAGGCATACAAGAATGTTTCATTCTGGTTGAGCTCGAGAGGCTATGGTGTTTTCATCGACACACCAGATAAGATTGACATGGAAATTGGAAGCGAGCGTTGTTCGAGGCTACAAACTACCGTTGAAGGACAGCGGCTGAAGTG GTATCTTATCTATGGACCGACACCAAAGGAGGTGTTGACAAAGTACTCTATCTTAACTGGCAAAGCCAACCGCGTTCCAGCATGGTCTTACGGTCTCTGGCTCAGCACCTCTTTCACTACATCTTATGATGAAGATACCGTCAACCACTTTGTATCGCGCATGTCAGAGTCTAAGATACCTGTCGAGGTCTTTCACTTCGATTGTTTTTGGCTTCGTGCCTTCCACTGGTGTGACTTTGTCTGGGATCCCGAGTCGTTTCCCGACGCCAAAGGGCAGATTCAACGTGGAAAGGAAGCCGGTCTCTTCAACAAGGTTTCGGTATGGACAAACCCCTACGTCGGACAAGCAAGCCCTGTGTTCAAGTACGCAGCTGAGAAGCGCTACCTGCTAAAGAAGACCAACGGCGATGTGTGGCAATGGGACCTGTGGCAGACAGGCATGGGTGTGGTGGATTTCACGAATCCCGAAGCTTGCAAATGGTTCAGCGGCTGCATGGAACAACTATTCGACATGGGTGTGGATTCGATCAAGACCGACTTCGGGGAACGCATTCCCACCAAGAATGTTGAATGGCACGACAAAAGCGTGGATCCCAGTCGAATGCACAACTACTACGCCTTTACCTACAACAAGCTGGTCTATGAAGCGGTGCAGAAGCGATTCGGCAAGAATGAAGCTATCCTGTTTGCACGCACGGCGTGCGCTGGGTCTCAACGCTTCCCACTCCAGTGGGGCGGTGACTGCGAGTCCACACCCGCTGCGCTTGCTGAGTCAGTACGAGGAGGGTTGAGTCTCGGCTTGGCCTCTTTTGCATTCTGGACCAGCGACATTGGTGGCTTTGAAGGCAGTCCTCCGCCATGGATCTACAAACGTTGGGTGGCTTTCGGACTACTGAACTCACACAGTCGACTTCACGGATCGAACTCATACCGTGTGCCTTGGCTGGTAGATGACTCCTCAAAGGAGCCGGAGAATTGCACAGATGTTTTGCGACACTGGGTCCAGCTTAAACGTCAACTGATGCCGTACCTGTACTCTCAATCCATCGAGAGCGTTGCGAACGGGTGGCCAACAAGCGTCCGTGCAGTTGCTCTCGAATTTCCCGACGACCCTACGTCGTGGTACTGTGATCGCGAATTTATGGTTGGTAGTCAGATACTGGCTGCACCTGTCTTTGAAGAAGATGGTAGCGCTGAGTACTATCTACCACCAGGCCGATGGTTTAGCTTCTGGGACGGCAAGGAAGTTGAGGGCGGCAAATGGATCCGTGAGAAGTACGGTTTCCTCCAAACACCGCTGTTTGTGCGCGAAGGAACTGTGCTAGTCCTTGGACAAGCAGAAGGTTCAGGCGGGTTTGGCTATGATTGGCTGACCTCGGGAGGTGAAGTGCGTCTGTACGGCGTCAAGCAAGGTGACAAAGCCGTGCTGGTGGATACCAACGGTGAGGAGAAGGGTGCCCTTGAAGTCGACTCCAATGGTGAGCTCACGGGTATGGGCGCCTTGAGCGGCGAGTGGAAGGTCTCGAAACTTGGATAG